In one window of Zingiber officinale cultivar Zhangliang chromosome 11A, Zo_v1.1, whole genome shotgun sequence DNA:
- the LOC122032430 gene encoding protein LURP-one-related 15-like, which translates to MAEYGETARHVAPAELVAARQFTVPYAINLTLTSTGGLFSPNDHYKVKDTNGDVVFMVKGVFFSNRRLLLDTAGNPLHTMKPKAFSWHGTWRVFRGESTSPNDLLFSVRKPKVFQWKDNFDVVLATNTDEASPGDFKIISRSKKCTICIGQTDEIIAQMHRETAFFARDKLEITVKPNEDFAFIVSLIVILEEIKASRRRQQQQHHHHHG; encoded by the exons ATGGCGGAATATGGGGAGACGGCGAGACATGTTGCGCCTGCCGAGCTGGTGGCCGCCCGGCAGTTCACCGTTCCTTACGCCATCAATTTAACGCTCACCAGCACTGGCGGTTTGTTCTCCCCGAACGACCATTACAAGGTCAAGGACACCAACGGCGACGTGGTGTTCATGGTGAAGGGCGTCTTCTTCAGCAACCGCCGCCTTCTCCTCGACACCGCCGGCAACCCTCTCCACACCATGAAACCGAAG GCATTTAGCTGGCACGGAACATGGAGAGTATTCAGAGGAGAGAGCACCAGCCCGAACGACTTGTTGTTCAGCGTGCGAAAACCCAAGGTATTCCAGTGGAAGGACAACTTTGATGTGGTCTTGGCCACCAACACGGACGAAGCTTCCCCCGGTGACTTTAAGATAATTTCACGAAGCAAGAAATGCACCATTTGTATTGGCCAAACTGATGAAATCATAGCCCAA ATGCATCGGGAGACTGCATTTTTTGCCAGGGACAAACTTGAAATAACAGTGAAGCCGAACGAGGATTTCGCCTTCATTGTGTCGTTGATAGTCATTCTAGAAGAGATCAAGGCAAGTCGTCGTCGACAGCAGCagcaacatcatcatcatcatggttAA
- the LOC122032429 gene encoding protein LURP-one-related 10-like, translating to MAEYGQTARHVAPAELVAARQFTVPYAVNLTLASTGGLFSSDLYKVKDTNGDVVFKVKGVFFSSRRLLLDAAGTPLLTMKPQGFSRWRVFRGESSSPDDLLFTVRKSKMFRQKDNFDVVLATNTDEAAPCDFKIIGRSKECTICIGETDEIIAKMHRKTAFFARDKLEITVNPNEDLAFIVSLIVIQETEANRQHDDLHHQHHLHHQQHLHLHHQQHLHHHVLHHHHHHHV from the exons ATGGCGGAATATGGGCAGACCGCGAGACATGTTGCGCCTGCCGAGCTGGTGGCCGCCCGGCAGTTCACCGTCCCGTACGCCGTCAATTTAACGCTCGCCAGCACTGGCGGTTTGTTCTCGAGCGACCTTTACAAGGTCAAGGACACCAACGGCGACGTGGTGTTCAAGGTGAAGGGTGTGTTCTTCAGcagccgccgcctcctcctcgaCGCCGCCGGCACCCCTCTCCTCACCATGAAACCGCAG GGATTTAGCAGATGGAGAGTATTCAGAGGAGAGAGCAGCAGCCCAGACGATTTGCTGTTCACCGTGCGAAAGTCCAAGATGTTCCGGCAGAAGGACAACTTTGATGTTGTCTTGGCCACCAACACCGACGAAGCTGCCCCCTGTGACTTTAAGATAATTGGACGAAGCAAGGAATGCACCATTTGTATTGGCGAAACTGATGAAATCATAGCCAAA ATGCATCGCAAGACTGCATTTTTTGCAAGGGACAAACTAGAAATAACTGTCAATCCCAACGAGGATCTCGCCTTCATTGTATCGTTGATAGTCATTCAAGAGACGGAGGCAAATCGTCAACATGATGATCTTCATCATCAGCATCATCTTCATCATCAGCAGCATCTTCATCTCCATCATCAGCAGCATCTTCATCATCATGTtctccatcatcatcatcatcatcatgtttaA